One region of Oceanipulchritudo coccoides genomic DNA includes:
- a CDS encoding S8 family serine peptidase has product MKQLSLYRLFLPMAVLCGFVSIASAEKQVITEADQLPRIAFPFDGNVIELLNDQKALDEYFSKLRTEIERQLEEFDIQDKATVRGYISTLRTLDILEGNYDAALEKIQEIREMFDKPSDKLTSGLITEALIEVYMDGKAQSPESVADRFIQAYKPKVIELPWDIVQDDIEQTNGTFQYLSEALYLGGLENSMQNTVDNNKELALGDVASLASVRYMLDNVLPLKEQIVAVTTDYIADNRVEKADIWADRSVDLTSSENLTPVIIAISDSGVDAAIFEATGQMWVNENEIPGDGIDNDENGFVDDVNGPAWDLDGYRTTGNLYPLTEEQLTAYPEELDFVKGLLDLQAAVDSDEAKSTREKMAALTREEYKPFVENLSLNGNYTHGTHVAGIAAAGNPAARILNSRITFGHEIIPDKPTLEDSIRSSEEVMAMVQYFKDAGVRVVNMSWGGSQAGLEYALEANGVGDNPEQRAEIARVLFDIGYDSLVEAMASAPEILFIPAAGNSDNDVDFNKIIPSSIDLSNVLVVGAVDQAGDETGFTSYGKNIRVHANGFEVESPVPGGRLMKFSGTSMSAPNVTNLAAKLLAIDPSLTPEEVIQFIQLGVETSEDGRRFLIHPKKSVALLQLSNMQL; this is encoded by the coding sequence ATGAAGCAATTATCTCTCTACCGTCTATTCCTGCCCATGGCTGTCCTGTGTGGCTTCGTTTCAATCGCTTCTGCAGAGAAGCAGGTCATTACTGAGGCCGATCAGTTACCAAGAATTGCCTTCCCCTTTGATGGGAATGTGATTGAGCTTCTGAATGACCAAAAGGCTCTTGATGAGTATTTCTCCAAGCTCCGGACTGAGATTGAGCGGCAGCTGGAAGAGTTTGACATTCAGGACAAGGCCACTGTTCGCGGCTATATTTCCACGTTGCGGACGCTCGACATATTGGAGGGCAACTACGATGCCGCCCTCGAGAAGATTCAGGAAATCCGCGAAATGTTCGACAAGCCGTCCGACAAGCTCACCTCCGGTCTTATCACCGAGGCCCTCATTGAGGTGTACATGGATGGCAAGGCTCAATCCCCGGAATCCGTCGCAGACCGGTTTATTCAAGCCTATAAACCAAAAGTAATCGAGCTGCCGTGGGATATTGTTCAGGACGACATTGAGCAGACAAATGGCACCTTCCAGTATCTTTCCGAAGCCCTGTATCTTGGCGGCTTGGAAAACTCCATGCAAAACACGGTTGATAACAACAAGGAGCTCGCACTGGGCGATGTAGCTTCTCTTGCCTCCGTCCGGTACATGTTGGATAATGTCCTCCCCCTGAAGGAACAGATTGTCGCGGTCACAACTGATTACATCGCGGACAACCGGGTGGAAAAAGCCGACATCTGGGCTGATCGCAGCGTGGATCTCACGAGCAGTGAAAACCTGACGCCAGTCATCATCGCCATCAGCGATAGCGGGGTCGATGCCGCAATCTTTGAGGCCACCGGACAAATGTGGGTCAATGAAAACGAAATTCCCGGTGATGGGATTGACAATGATGAGAATGGGTTTGTTGACGATGTAAATGGGCCTGCATGGGACCTGGATGGCTATCGGACGACGGGCAACTTGTATCCGCTAACGGAAGAGCAACTGACCGCATACCCGGAAGAATTGGATTTCGTGAAGGGCCTCCTTGACCTTCAGGCTGCCGTTGATTCAGACGAGGCCAAATCCACCCGCGAGAAAATGGCCGCTCTGACCCGTGAGGAATACAAACCCTTTGTGGAAAACCTGAGCCTGAACGGAAATTATACACATGGAACGCATGTAGCCGGTATCGCCGCAGCGGGAAACCCGGCAGCAAGAATTCTCAACTCGCGCATCACTTTCGGACACGAAATTATTCCTGATAAACCCACTTTGGAGGATTCCATCCGGTCAAGCGAGGAGGTCATGGCGATGGTACAATACTTCAAGGATGCCGGGGTCCGCGTGGTCAACATGAGCTGGGGCGGCAGCCAAGCTGGACTGGAGTATGCGCTCGAAGCAAATGGCGTGGGTGATAACCCCGAGCAGCGTGCGGAAATCGCCCGGGTGCTATTTGATATTGGGTATGACTCACTCGTTGAAGCCATGGCCAGCGCCCCGGAAATTCTCTTTATCCCAGCTGCTGGAAACTCCGACAATGACGTGGACTTCAACAAGATTATTCCTAGTTCCATTGACCTTTCGAATGTACTGGTTGTTGGTGCCGTCGATCAAGCTGGTGACGAAACGGGTTTCACCAGTTACGGGAAGAACATCCGTGTACACGCCAATGGTTTTGAAGTGGAGAGCCCGGTCCCGGGTGGTCGGCTCATGAAGTTTTCCGGCACCTCGATGTCGGCACCAAATGTCACCAATCTTGCCGCCAAGTTGCTCGCCATTGATCCAAGCCTGACTCCCGAGGAAGTGATTCAGTTTATTCAACTCGGTGTCGAGACCTCAGAGGATGGACGCCGTTTCCTGATCCACCCAAAGAAGTCGGTGGCCCTGCTCCAGTTGAGTAACATGCAGCTCTAG
- a CDS encoding DUF2868 domain-containing protein, with protein sequence MLFGRKTVDKDWGLADVLRLEVLAYRHEQARLSGRERMENAANQGILEEMQQRHGDIHEWQRRRLLRQWMESKWAGVHGDNSGNDLLESVQKTGRMVLWGGFILGLLVHSFWSQLGNSVNVMGVFLTHVILPLLFLAALCVQFIPGIASSAISRPQRLWHPVVMLFLGLSRRFAESWETGVREAIPIAEVLKFVLLRRGRIIATWFSMLIQRGVLAYLAGFWIWFVIQLLTRSAAFTWGTTLSSVVSAERVSRAAYWIGLPWRWVFSGPSEEQIAATQSWFGQPVPLVQSGWEAWALFLMLAILVYAILPRLVVLVLEGTRLRWLVSKEDFSALRFTRILDGMLLRTGIDQDSPDPSEFNSEPTMAPHMPEKSRKQRDHDVGLIVSLESIIQGREDDLSERLRERFQLADCRWIRLGQSAEGREQLRGRIQESTKDWLPFDHADRVLHIVDSGQNPKQAYRSRLALIREIIGPQAGVVFILTGSSQNSLQDREKIWLKSIRRWGDFNTDVVSMLAGNEPDTKAEEAP encoded by the coding sequence ATGCTATTCGGTCGTAAAACCGTGGACAAGGATTGGGGACTGGCTGATGTCCTGCGGTTGGAGGTGCTTGCTTACAGACATGAACAGGCCCGTCTTTCCGGCCGCGAGCGCATGGAGAACGCGGCCAACCAAGGCATTCTGGAAGAAATGCAGCAACGCCATGGGGATATCCATGAATGGCAACGCAGGCGCCTACTGCGTCAATGGATGGAGAGCAAGTGGGCTGGCGTGCACGGTGACAACTCAGGCAATGATCTACTCGAGTCAGTGCAAAAGACGGGGCGAATGGTCCTTTGGGGCGGTTTTATCCTTGGTCTGCTGGTGCACTCATTCTGGTCACAATTGGGAAATTCCGTGAATGTAATGGGTGTTTTCCTGACGCACGTGATTCTTCCCTTGCTTTTTTTGGCGGCGCTTTGTGTTCAATTCATACCGGGAATTGCTTCCTCTGCAATCAGCCGCCCTCAACGTCTCTGGCATCCGGTGGTCATGCTCTTTCTTGGGCTGAGTCGCCGTTTCGCTGAGTCATGGGAAACGGGTGTAAGGGAGGCTATTCCAATCGCAGAGGTGCTCAAATTTGTCCTGCTTAGGCGCGGGCGAATCATTGCCACCTGGTTCAGTATGCTGATCCAAAGGGGGGTGTTAGCCTATCTGGCTGGATTCTGGATCTGGTTTGTAATCCAGTTGTTGACCCGCAGCGCGGCTTTTACTTGGGGCACCACGCTCAGCAGCGTTGTCTCGGCTGAGAGAGTCAGCCGGGCTGCATACTGGATCGGTTTGCCCTGGCGATGGGTCTTTTCCGGACCGAGCGAAGAACAAATTGCTGCGACCCAAAGCTGGTTTGGCCAGCCGGTTCCCTTGGTCCAATCCGGATGGGAGGCATGGGCGCTCTTTCTGATGCTGGCCATTTTGGTTTACGCGATCCTACCACGTCTAGTTGTCCTGGTCCTTGAGGGGACCCGGCTTCGCTGGCTGGTCTCCAAGGAGGATTTTTCTGCCCTCCGTTTTACGCGGATCCTGGATGGGATGCTTCTTCGTACAGGGATTGACCAGGATAGCCCCGATCCTTCTGAGTTTAATAGTGAGCCCACAATGGCTCCTCACATGCCGGAAAAGTCTCGAAAGCAGCGCGATCATGATGTGGGACTGATTGTCAGCCTTGAATCCATTATTCAAGGCAGGGAGGATGACCTCTCGGAACGTTTGCGTGAAAGGTTCCAACTGGCTGATTGCCGTTGGATCCGCCTTGGCCAATCAGCTGAGGGTCGTGAGCAGCTGCGCGGCAGGATTCAAGAGTCCACGAAGGACTGGTTGCCGTTTGACCATGCCGATCGTGTCTTGCACATTGTGGACAGTGGGCAAAATCCAAAGCAAGCTTACCGGAGCAGGTTGGCTTTAATTCGGGAAATCATCGGTCCCCAGGCAGGAGTTGTCTTCATTCTTACAGGAAGTAGCCAGAATTCACTACAGGATCGCGAAAAAATATGGCTCAAGAGCATTCGGCGATGGGGTGACTTCAATACGGATGTGGTTTCCATGCTCGCAGGAAATGAACCTGATACGAAAGCGGAGGAGGCTCCATGA